The nucleotide window CATGAATACTGGGTTCGCGGCGGCGCAGAAACCCAGCTTCCCAAGCTGAGGGTTGCGGGTTCGAGACCCGTCTCCCGCTCCAGATTTCAACACTCAGTCAAGCGCCAATACATCCGATGGTTCGCACGAAGACGTGGAGACGGACGCCGTTTGGGCGTCCGTCGATTTGTCGCGCCGACAGTCCGGCGTCACTTCACTTCGAGGTAAATATCGAAAATCACCTTGATGTCGTCCTTGACTGTGACTGCTCCGCCCATAATCCGTATCGGCGTGATGCCGAAGGATGACTGGCGCACCATCGATGAGCCGGAGAAATGCGTCGCGTCGGCGCGCGTGAGATCAACGACGATCGCATGCGTCTGTCCGCGAAGCGTCAGATCTCCGGTGATGCTTCCATGACCGTGCCCATCGAGATGGACGCTCGACGAATGAAAGACGATTGTTGGGTACTTCTCAGAATCGAGCACGCCCGATCCGGACATGTTCGCCTGGACGCTTGCGCGCCGGTCTGCGGCTAGCTTCGGGTCGAGCACTTTCATCTTCGTGGAGTCGACCGTCACTTCCACGACATTCTTCGTC belongs to Candidatus Eremiobacteraceae bacterium and includes:
- a CDS encoding YceI family protein, which translates into the protein MSTRTVRLLVASAALMFAATCAMVPAFADSGRYAFDLHRSHMTVYVYKGGVFSFAADNHEIEAPIVSGSFDETKNVVEVTVDSTKMKVLDPKLAADRRASVQANMSGSGVLDSEKYPTIVFHSSSVHLDGHGHGSITGDLTLRGQTHAIVVDLTRADATHFSGSSMVRQSSFGITPIRIMGGAVTVKDDIKVIFDIYLEVK